The Trichoderma atroviride chromosome 5, complete sequence genome contains a region encoding:
- a CDS encoding uncharacterized protein (EggNog:ENOG41) has product MRTAPEKIAQMSVPFPSVLRRATLRSDAESLKISEFLAEATLSPTSYQEGRSTFGSTDGSFELVPSVTPLEESEKEPILPCFMLSSQHRVKHFLGREDMMATLDRYLLAEQKEALDDDQQDSLRSFALCGLGGIGKTSLAIEYAFSRRLAFDAIFWLNADNANILGGNFAQISTKLGLEDTSSDLAASHSIVMNWLSKPLKRRSEPETRENLAQWLIIFENVDNLDVLSEFWPGLGRGSVLVTSRDPQAKLNMHIQYGIQLPSLSMGDTQLLLQQLTHSPAIPAQEQAIKALADKLGGLPLAINQIAGIFRQLRCSYTDFLKLLDDKGIATTFQTAIDLYQGQESQSLATIWALDRLAGPTRALLQVICLLDPDAIPEELLTSHSAENYLPDYPKTRLEYLRARGELLSSSLISLHEESGEIAIHRLIQDTVLHDMNREGLEAAYQAAITLAIAIWPFQSMKEHHSVARFSKCEIFFPSVLRLKDGLEPMIRGGSFASKNLEAARLFNDVGWYMFERGLPDKTEQFCNVALMIGEQMKDNHTSEAHEVIREGHSFIGIALVETNNHGDSKKHKQKWLDMLLERRSESGLPIRDYELGYAYNEIGVAYGNSDMLEEACEAFRESITIFQGLEDYTDTMLGWPEPNLGFMFWLLKDYDSAEKALIEILDIHAAAWGVDDTKSFK; this is encoded by the exons CGTCAGTGTTGCGACGCGCTACTCTTCGGAGTGATGCCGAATCACTTAAAATTTCCGAGTTCTTGGCTGAAGCAACGCTTTCCCCTACGTCTTATCAAGAAGGACGTTCAACCTTCGGATCAACCGATGGCTCATTTGAGCTTGTACCCTCTGTGACTCCGCTTGAAGAAAGCGAAAAAGAGCCCATTCTTCCATGTTTCATGCTTAGCTCACAACATCGTGTCAAGCATTTTCTAGGTCGTGAGGATATGATGGCAACTCTTGACAGATATTTGTTAgcagagcaaaaagaggcgcTAGACGATGATCAGCAAGATAGCCTCCGCTCATTTGCTCTCTGCGGTCTTGGTGGCATAGGGAAAACATCGTTGGCTATTGAATACGCATTTTCTCGTCGTCTTGCctttgatgccatcttttgGCTTAATGCAGATAACGCCAACATCCTCGGAGGTAATTTTGCACAAATTTCGACAAAGCTGGGGCTTGAAGATACGTCATCTGATTTGGCTGCTAGTCATAGCATTGTTATGAACTGGCTCTCGAAACCACTGAAGAGGCGTTCAGAACCAGAGACACGGGAAAACTTGGCGCAATGGCTGATTATCTTTGAAAACGTTGACAACTTGGACGTGCTGTCGGAGTTTTGGCCTGGCCTCGGGCGAGGCTCGGTGCTCGTTACAAGTCGAGATCCGCAAGCAAAGTTGAACATGCATATTCAATATGGAATACAATTACCTAGCCTTTCTATGGGAGACACTCAACTACTTTTGCAACAGTTAACACACTCCCCGGCTATACCGGCCCAGGAACAGGCCATCAAAGCCCTTGCCGACAAACTTGGCGGCTTGCCATTAGCTATTAATCAGATAGCTGGGATATTTCGACAGCTGAGATGCTCATACACGGATTTTCTTAAACTCCTTGATGATAAAGGTATAGCTACCACCTTTCAGACAGCAATCGATCTATATCAGGGACAAGAAAGCCAATCTTTAGCTACAATCTGGGCGCTTGATCGGCTGGCGGGTCCTACTCGAGCACTGCTTCAAGTGATCTGTCTTCTTGACCCGGATGCGATTCCAGAAGAGTTGCTAACCAGTCATTCTGCTGAAAATTATCTTCCGGACTACCCAAAGACTCGACTGGAGTATCTGCGAGCAAGAGGAGAGCTGTTGTCTTCGTCATTGATTAGCTTACACGAAGAGAGCGGAGAAATTGCTATACACCGTCTGATTCAAGATACAGTGTTGCATGACATGAATCGCGAAGGGCTGGAGGCAGCCTATCAAGCCGCTATCACtctggccattgccatttgGCCATTCCAGTCAATGAAAGAGCATCACTCAGTCGCAAGATTCAGCAAGTGTGAAATTTTCTTCCCGAGCGTCCTGCGTTTGAAGGATGGTTTGGAGCCCATGATACGAGGGGGAAGCTTCGCATCGAAAAATTTGGAAGCAGCCCGTCTGTTCAATGACGTTGGTTG GTATATGTTTGAACGAGGCCTACCAGACAAGACTGAGCAGTTTTGTAATGTTGCACTGATGATTGGAGAGCAAATGAAGGACAATCATACTAGCGAGGCTCACGAAGTCATTCGCGAAGGTCATTCTTTTATAGGAATTGCTCTTGTTGAAACGAACAACCATGGCGATAGTAAAAAGCACAAACAGAAATGGCTTGATATGCTGCTTGAGAGAAGATCAGAGTCGGGACTCCCGATTAGGGACTACGAACTTGGCTATGCTTACAACGAAATCGGCGTGGCATACGGCAATAGCGATATGCTTGAAGAGGCGTGCGAGGCGTTCCGCGAGTCCATTACAATCTTTCAAGGCTTGGAGGACTATACAGATACTATGCTTGGATGGCCCGAGCCCAATCTAGGTTTCATGTTCTGGCTGTTAAAAGACTATGACAGTGCTGAGAAAGCATTGATTGAGATTCTAGATATCCATGCAGCTGCGTGGGGCGTTGATGATACGAAGTCATTCAAGTAA